In Rhizophagus irregularis chromosome 17, complete sequence, the sequence ttttaacttacTAAATTCTAAAATCATTCTTTGATTACTTAATGTAGATTTTACTAATCCTATCAATTCACTTAGTAATCTACTTTTATAGATAGCACCTGGATTATATGTTGTTACAGGTCCAATATTTggtgaataaataattttagttgGATTAAAACAACTTATTTTAGATTCattgaatataatattttcaacaattttaaatatatcactAGCTGTTGGTCTTTTATTTGGATCAGAATGCCAACAATTTtgcattaattcaatataaccTTCAGGTGCATTTGTGACAATTGGAGGACGAAAACCATTacatatttcaataataagatTTATATCATGATTTTGATCCCAAAAAGGTTTTCTACCATTCAttaattcccacataatcataccgagactatatatatcagatgctttaatatatttttgaccTTGAAAAACCTCTGGAGCAACATAAGGAATGACACCATAAATCTCACTATTATCAATCGCAGATTGGTTTATTCCTAAATCACTTATTATAGCAAgataatctataaaaatatttccactatgataatctttatgaataatattcgcataatgtatattttttaagccACTTATAATTtgaagtaatttaattaatttatcatgccaactaatattaaaaaaatcattagttatataatttgaaagatttcctgatttataatattttgtaattatcatataattttggGTGATGGGATTTTGAGTCATACCAAAATATTTGGTAGTATAATTAtgattatcaaaatcattataatcacCATGATTTCTATGTTGTAAAATaagattataaaatactttgagctaaaaaaaaaatgaaaaagttaaaaatatataaataattttatatgtacgtacaaatatcaaaaaatggTATTGATCATACCTCACTTAATTGTTtagaatcaatatttttagaatcatTAAGTTCTTTAAGAACAACAATCATTTCACCATCACGCCTATAATTTTGTTGTTTATCATTCCATCTTGATATTGGACCATCCATCCAAGTggctttataaattttactaaaacctCCTTCagaaataagtttaatatttatgaatcTATCAAATTGAACAAATTCCATTTTTCCAGCTTTTTTATAACGATTAGTCAATGTATATcttataaaatcatcaataactttatttccaCTTAGTGTAACAGATTTTGCTTTAAAACATAAATGACAGATTTGatgaatttcattaaaattctttctttttcgaTTACATTCTCTACATTTCTTCAACCTTGATTTTGTTGACGTCTTTTGAggttgattattattaattaaagatgtaTTATCAtcagttattaaaaaattaatttttaatttataatttgtttgttccataatttgaatataatttgataatttatatacgtacagtattttgatatataaatattttttaaaaaaattgtttaatccgcagaatattaaaaaatctttttttttaaaaaaaaaaaatcgatacCGTAAAGAAATCGTTTAAGTTTTGCTGGAATACGTAAAACAATGggattttatatatgattatacTTTACGTTACGTAATCAGAAAAAtgcaaaaggaaaaaaaattccgtTTCAGAATATTCCTTTCAatgacattaaaaaaaattttttttttttgattattcgtGAAACGATGTACAGTACCTGCTTTACCTGCTTTTGAGTCGATCATTTTAAGTTTGATGACGTTACTCATACCAAAGAagttattattgtttataaaagtTCATTTTAACCATATTCATCATCAACAAAAGCGCCAAATGATCatgattactttatttaaaccCATAAACATCAAAGAATGGCAGTTTGTGAACCGGACACTGATAAGGCTTTACATGTGAAAGGAAACAATGAATTTTCAAACATCCAAATTAGGcattcttttgtttttttcgatGATGCGccaatataatatatgaatgtgtaaaaaaaaaagaaatgaaaaataatgaaaagtggcaataatgaaaaaattccaaacctttttattattgaaaaagaaagcaACCCTtgagattttaaataatatttggtaTGCTTCTCGGTAAAATTGTGGTCACGTGACATAACTGTTATTGTCTAcctaatattaaaaacaaaatccCACAAGAAAATCGGCAACCGATAACTTCTAAATAAACAAATGTATAGTGATAAGTATGTATGTATggtaaaagaagaaaaaaagggttttaaacgatattaatatgattataAGATGATAGTCTATGCAAAACGTAACTTCTAATACCAAATAGCTTATCACCTTATcacggattttttttaatcatcaaACTCCgaaatcaaattttgataGACAAAAATAACTTATGTGGCGTGATCTAGACTTACAGTATATTCATGTGATTCTTCATTTTGAGTAGCTGTATCGAACTCTATCAAGTATCGATTAACATCTCTTTAAGATAACGATCGATATTTGTTTTTGTGCTGTGTCAATGTGTCATGGGATAACATTTTGCATAAATTACTATTTCCGCAGTAAAGAATATTCGAATATTCTTGTACTTTGTTAATTTGTCATTTgtgttaatataaatatagaaactattaaaagatcaaaattatttatattgtatctGAGGTATCACctgtttaattaattacttttattatattaataaaaaaaaaaataataaaaaccaGTTTGGGAATtccaagaaaaattaattttttggaaccataaaaatttttggttgcTAGAACTTATTCTGTACAACCATTTGCATTATTCCAcatgatttattttgaattaagaAGGAGgtacaaaattataatttatggtTGCCCGTTATAATTGAAATGTTGttatattaatatgtttattttgtatttcaataaattcaatatttatctGCTAGTTCATCTGTCCGTTGAATGAAGTCACGATAGtcttaaatttataacttGATATATAGAACGAACTTAATATACTTCAAAGTCTGTGTAACCATGACCTTCACGGGAAAAAAAAAGCATCATTGCCgaataaatataatctatttatattacaaaaaaaaactaattaattcgtaaatttacaaaaatataagcaataattttacttaccattattgataaattgtatattattatcaatatccAAGTCAAGTTCTGTAAAAAGATAGTGAGTCATATAAGATATGatttttaccattattttcatcttcaaataattggattttttttgttgatttcatctaaaattttttgagataaaaataaatttgctaaattaattcatggaaaaaaaaagcttaaacaGATTATCATcaaactttctttttctttttgatagtATATacaaaagtttaataattgtacagaaataatcaaataaatttaactgacacattatttatcaaattttaaactaatactttgactttttaaatttctcGTAGATTTTGCAGATTTTGTCATTGCACTTAAAGGTCTGCTTTTATATATAACGTCTAGATTACTTGTTATAGATCCAATATCTGGTGACTCTATAATTTTAGTtggtttatatttataatacaacTAGCTGGATGCCCGCGTTTTACGCGGGCCTggctaattaaaattatgaaaatcagaTACCTTTCTGCTAAGCTGTTATATAAAGTCTAGAATGTTATTAGcattaatttagaattttgtgGTAAATAGGGAATCATAGGCTGTGTATGGCAAGGGATTTTTATAGGTGCCGTCGGAATTGCCGAATTGAATTTACGGCATTACGAAATATGGATTTTACCATTTAAATATCTAACAAATCATCAAGATCAGCATTATAGATTTACGGATTACAAATTATCTTCggcataataaaaaaaaatatttactttctttgtgtaatttttgtatatttagcattaaataattacggcattacgacgatttaatatattacggTATAAACTTCATATGCCATAGTGATTTTACAGCACTCACAATCCttgcgaaatattttaaaaattattacatattaataggaatattaatcattacaaagtataacagataatgagtgtcagtataaataatatgcaatacattttttattataatagttattataatagtCATAGTGGTTCATTAGGAAGCCGGGCAAACCTAAAAAACATCCAAAGAATCATTAGACCTAAAAAAAGGtaccaaaatttaaaaaaagaaaagaaaaaatgattagtaattatgaaaaagaattttttaaaaaaaattaaaaatataattcaaactaACCTTCACTCTGAAAGGTACCaccaaaacctaaaaaagagaaaagggtgttccctacaaaaaaaaagttaaattagtgacattttttaaagtttaaaattcattttcagAACTTACCCAAAGTTCTCAAAAATTGATCatctactaaaaaaaagaaaagaatgaatCATCAATAATGTTTCGTTAAAGAAATAATGTtaggaaaatattatttaccaaaatttacATCTGTCCAAGGTGTTGCAGTACTGTCTAAACTACAAAATATAGAACACAAAATGTTAGTTTTAATGTTTCATttcattaagaaataaaaaaaattaatgaaaaacacTTACAAATTCCATGTCTGGAAAGAGCCAAAGAACCACCCTACAGAATGCAAAAATAAACATTAGTAAACATTTTGTTAACTAACATTATGTTAAAAGAAGCATTTTAAAAGAACCTACTAAAATTTCACATGTCCAGAATCATGAACAAACcatataaaaaaggaagaaacATGATGTTAGTaaatgttttgttaaaaaattttgaaaaaatactCACCACAATTCTGTTCGTGTATAAATTATTCCTTATTCagttatctaaaaaaatgaaaaatcaaacTGTTAGAAATGTTTgattaaaagaaatgtatTAAATCCTTCCTTACCAAATTTCCACGCGTCTGAAGACAAACCAAGAAAACCACtgatacctaaaaaaagaaagctttatttttttggtttttttttggttttttgcataattatttaattgctgttattaaaaatgttcaaTCCCCCTGGTAAAATCCTACTTTGAGAGCTGTGCAGgtattagaaattaaaaattaaatgtaaaagaaaaggtgtatttttttttaaaagaaagggatttttttttcgtcatatGGGAAAATTCAGaaactgaaaaatatttttttttaaaaaaaaaaaagaaatgtgtCGTATGGGAAAAtccaaaaaactttttttttaaaaaaacaatgacGATTgctcaataaattttttatattttatattacaattagTACTAATTGGATTATTTGTTTTTACGCCAATCATTTATGCAGCCTAATTCAAAATTGTATTGGGATTAGAGCTGCTAATCAATGTCAAATGATGCGCcactatataaaaatctgtAGCACAGGGCGCAGACACATGATGACGGACGATCCAATTTAAATCCACCTTTTTATGCAGGGTAGTCTTAACGTCACGGTCGCacaatgcttttttttatagatagaGATTTATGAAGATATTACTAGTTCAACATAACCTTCGGTGCATTTGTAACAATTGGTGGACGAAGTCCATcacatatttcaataataagttCTGTATTATGATTTCGATTCCAAACCCTGTCATTAATTCACATTGATCTTTGGTTTATTAGATTCATCTTAAGTCAAATCAAAtgttagaattttatatttgttagaatatttataccaaaattatatatatctaaATCATTAGTTATGTAATGTGTGAGATCTCCCGACTCGTAATAATCtgtgattattataaaatttcgagtaacataatatttattaacgttATATGCATCAGTATTGATATATTTTGAGCTAAACTcggataatatataaaaatatctcgGAACTTCATAACCTCaagtatttaaagtttatgtattttataatctATTGGGGACTGTGTCATCAAatctttaatttgttttttattttaaatatttgatttttccttttataaaaaaatatcaaaagttcttaataactaaaaattggtggaaatttcaatataaaatactaataaaatagaagGTAATTAGAAATTTCCAGAAATTTACCGAACGCGTTATCTGATTCTGTACAATTAAGTATGCTTCGGTATAATATCTTTTGTGAAAGAAATACATCATTTTGTCTTTAATTACTTTAGTTCtcaatctaattaaaattgttctttattataataatagagattatttttaagaaaatccAAACAACAAAAACCAAATACGAATAtctcattaaaatatattatattttgctttgatattattattttattttctcaattataattaataaataaacaaaaatatttgtaaggtaatggaaaaatttcaataatgtTTAATACCAATAAGCACgtgataaaaaagaataattgattaataatttttaccaatttttaacaattaattatacaataaaatacgatatatatattctttctTGTTAATccacaaaattttaaagatctCATAAAGTATTGTAGGTATAGAAACCTCTTCCAGTTTTCTCAATCATCTCTGATCTCTCCAACAATTTCATCcagataatattaatttcctgtaaaatctaaataaaatagattaaCGTCAATACtagttataaaattatgatgtcagaacctataaaaaattttctcctTACTTTTGTCGCGAAAGTGGATTTGTTTACAAATCTCCATTCTTTGATAACATCTAAGAATTCTGTGTACTGTTGGGATATATGCTGCTGATTCTTAGTGGTTGTGAAATTTCTTGTAATTATTGTCGTCACAAGATAAATACAGTATCGTACTCTCCACCTTAAATCCTCACTTAAATACGTCctatttctgaaaaaaaactaGTTAAAGTGTGATTCTTGTGTGatttgcaaatttatattgtaGTGTTCGTAAAATGATAAcgagtttttttaatttcacaaaaaaaaaacttacgtTAGATGACGAATAAAGAATTGTGGCACAGCTATTTTGTGcgttcaatttcttttttctcaaagtatcaaaatatttcacgAAAAAAGCGTGTGAATCAATGACCATTATGGCCAACAAAATGATTTTGTTATAAACatactaaatattattgtaaaaattcatGTATGTTTTTGGAGATGAAGTTGAATAAACTATaaagtaatttcattaaataatattatacaatttaatgtaattctaatttaaagaaaaattattattacattacgtatataatattattaaaaaaaaacttccccTATAATTATTCAGAAAACTTTGCTTAATTaacttcaaataaaaaaatttttatatatatttgaatcaTATCATAAGGTAAGTTACATTGCTTCTTTTCcctgataaataaataataagaaaaactATGTGAATGGATCTTGCCAATCCGCCGGCTCTTCGTTCCAATACACCGGCTCTTCGTTTATCGGCTCATCTTCGTCTCCTTCGAATGAGTTGGCTTCTGCGTTCGCGTCACGTTTCCGTCCCAAGTGCCGATCGTGTAATTGTTTCACT encodes:
- a CDS encoding uncharacterized protein (SECRETED:cutsite_TDA-AP; SECRETED:prob_0.9470); SECRETED:SignalP(1-19) yields the protein MKFKCLLLIFVFTIILTDAAPTLKRDADAEVKQLHDRHLGRKRDANAEANSFEGDEDEPINEEPVYWNEEPADWQDPFT